AGAAAGCTAGCTAATGAAGTTGACGAAATTGTCATGATTAGCGGTACAAATGGTAAAACAACAACATCTAATTTAATTGGATATACATTAAAGAAGAATAATATCAAAATTATACATAATACTGAAGGCGCAAATATGGCGGCAGGTATCACTTCAAGCTTTATTGTGCAATCTAATAAAAATACTAAAATAGCAGTAATTGAAATTGATGAGGGTTCTATTCCAAGAGTATTAAATGAAATGACACCAACGATGATGGTTGTAACAAACTTCTTTAGAGATCAAATGGATAGATTCGGTGAAATTGATACAATGGTGGATAATATCGCTCAATCAATTAAAGATAAAGGAATCAAACTTTTATTAAATGCAGATGATCCTTTTGTAAGTAGATTGAAAATCGCGAGTGACGATATCGTTTATTACGGTATGAAAAAGGGCATTCACGATTTCGAACAAAGTACGATGGTGGAAAGTAAATATTGTCCAAATTGTGGGCGTTTATTAAATTACAGCCACATACACTATAACCAAATCGGTCATTACACATGTGAATGTGGATTTAATAGAGCTACACCTCAATATGAAGTCACTGCGTTTAATCAAGCACCATTTATAAACGTAGGATTAAATGAAACATCATTCGATTTGAAAATTGCTGGTGACTATAACGTATTTAATGTGATTGCTGCATATTCAGTGCTTAGAGAATTAGGATTAAACGATAATTCTATTAAAAAAGGATTTGAATCTTATACTTCTGATAACGGACGTATGCAATATTATAAAAACAGTAGAAAAGAAGCGCTCATCAATTTAGCGAAAAATCCAGCAGGACTAAATGCAAGTTTATCAGTTGGTGAACAAATTGATGGCGAAAAAGTTTATTTAATTAGTTTGAATGATAATGGTGCAGATGGTAGAGACATCTCTTGGATTTACGATGCTGACTTTGAAAAATTATCAAGACAAAATATTAAAGCAATTATTTGTACGGGTCAACGTGCAGAAGAATTAGCGCTTCGATTAAAATATGCAGAAGTAGAAGCGGAAGTTGTGATTGAACATTCGATAGAAAAAGCGACAGAACTTTCTATGACATATAATGAATTTACAGTAGCGATACCGAACTATACGTCACTTTCACCTATGCATAGAACGCTAAACAAAGCCTTTAAGGAGGAGTTATAATGTCATCATCTATAAAGGTGTATCACTTTATGCCCGATAAATTAAATCTCTATGGTGACATAGGGAATATCATTGCGCTTAAACAAAGAGCGAAATGGCGTAATATACAAGTAGAAGTAGTGAATGTTACAGATACTGAGAATTTAAGTTTAGACGATTGTGATATTTTCTTCATTGGTGGTGGTAGTGATAGAGAACAAAGTTTAGCTACTGAACAATTAAAGAAAATTAAAACCCAACTTAAAAATGCGATTGAAGATGGCATGCCTACATTGACGATTTGTGGCGGATATCAATTCCTTGGTTCTGAATATGTCACACCTGATGGTAAGCGATTAGAAGGATTAAATATTTTAGATATCTTTACTGAATCAAAAAAAGAACGCTTAATTGGTGATATCGTTCTTGAATCTGATACATTCGGACAAATTGTAGGATTTGAAAATCATGGCGGGAGAACGTATCATGAGTATCCAACACTAGGTAAAGTCATCAATGGTTATGGAAACAATGATCATGATTTACGAGAAGGTATACACTACAAAAATTTATTAGGTACTTATTTACATGGACCAATATTACCTAAAAACCATGAAATTACTGATTACTTGCTTAAACATGCATGTGAACGTAAAGGCATATCATTTACACCAGAACAGTTGGATAATTCTGTTGAAGAAGCAGCTAAACAAGCAATTATAAAAAGGTTATTAAAATCATAATATTTATAAAAATAGCGCAACTGAAAAGTAGGTAGAACAGACCTGTTTTTCAGTTGCGCTATTATTTTTTGTAATTAAGATTTGTTTTTAGAAGTAACGGCATATCGTTCATTTAATATTTTATTAATCATGAGAATTTCATAAATAATATGACTTTTGATTTGATTTTCATCAAATTCATCAAGGC
The Mammaliicoccus sp. Dog046 genome window above contains:
- a CDS encoding Mur ligase family protein — protein: MKKSVAKNVAKLARYASRKVGKQGTDLPGQIARKIDPLILRKLANEVDEIVMISGTNGKTTTSNLIGYTLKKNNIKIIHNTEGANMAAGITSSFIVQSNKNTKIAVIEIDEGSIPRVLNEMTPTMMVVTNFFRDQMDRFGEIDTMVDNIAQSIKDKGIKLLLNADDPFVSRLKIASDDIVYYGMKKGIHDFEQSTMVESKYCPNCGRLLNYSHIHYNQIGHYTCECGFNRATPQYEVTAFNQAPFINVGLNETSFDLKIAGDYNVFNVIAAYSVLRELGLNDNSIKKGFESYTSDNGRMQYYKNSRKEALINLAKNPAGLNASLSVGEQIDGEKVYLISLNDNGADGRDISWIYDADFEKLSRQNIKAIICTGQRAEELALRLKYAEVEAEVVIEHSIEKATELSMTYNEFTVAIPNYTSLSPMHRTLNKAFKEEL
- a CDS encoding type 1 glutamine amidotransferase encodes the protein MSSSIKVYHFMPDKLNLYGDIGNIIALKQRAKWRNIQVEVVNVTDTENLSLDDCDIFFIGGGSDREQSLATEQLKKIKTQLKNAIEDGMPTLTICGGYQFLGSEYVTPDGKRLEGLNILDIFTESKKERLIGDIVLESDTFGQIVGFENHGGRTYHEYPTLGKVINGYGNNDHDLREGIHYKNLLGTYLHGPILPKNHEITDYLLKHACERKGISFTPEQLDNSVEEAAKQAIIKRLLKS